The following proteins are encoded in a genomic region of Herminiimonas arsenicoxydans:
- a CDS encoding conserved hypothetical protein; putative exported protein (Evidence 4 : Homologs of previously reported genes of unknown function): MNTVLSTVLFAIGAYLIGSISFAVVVSKCFRLADPRSYGSKNPGATNVLRSGNKKAAILTLLGDGAKGFVAVWLVKHFGPDYGVQESGVALVAIAVFLGHLWPIFFRFVGGKGVATALGILLALNGWLGLATLITWLVIAYAFRYSSFAALIAAIFAPFYYALMFGPDAILLAVVAMSVLLIYRHGKNIGNLLAGKESRIGSKKK, from the coding sequence ATGAATACAGTTCTGAGTACGGTTTTATTTGCCATTGGCGCCTACCTGATCGGCTCGATTTCATTTGCAGTAGTTGTCAGCAAATGTTTTCGCTTGGCCGACCCGCGCAGTTATGGCTCGAAAAATCCGGGTGCAACCAATGTGCTGCGCAGCGGGAATAAAAAGGCGGCGATATTGACGCTGTTGGGCGATGGAGCAAAAGGTTTTGTCGCAGTCTGGCTGGTCAAACACTTCGGACCGGATTACGGCGTGCAGGAAAGCGGCGTGGCGCTGGTTGCGATTGCGGTTTTCCTCGGCCATCTGTGGCCGATATTTTTTCGCTTCGTCGGCGGCAAAGGTGTGGCGACGGCGCTGGGCATATTGCTGGCGCTGAATGGCTGGCTCGGCCTGGCAACCCTGATTACCTGGCTGGTGATCGCGTATGCCTTCCGCTACTCATCTTTTGCCGCATTGATTGCCGCGATTTTTGCGCCGTTCTATTACGCTTTGATGTTTGGGCCAGATGCAATTCTGCTGGCGGTGGTGGCGATGAGCGTATTGCTGATTTACCGGCACGGCAAGAATATCGGGAATTTGTTGGCGGGTAAGGAAAGTCGAATTGGCAGCAAGAAAAAATAA
- a CDS encoding putative cob(II)yrinic acid a,c-diamide reductase BluB (Evidence 3 : Function proposed based on presence of conserved amino acid motif, structural feature or limited homology; Product type pe : putative enzyme): MNPNKFSTPEIEAIYDVMRARRDMRHFVPGELEDGQLERFIQAAHMGPSVGLMQPWRFIRISDTGLRRSIQEHVEQERIATADALGERSSEFMRIKVEGILSCAEVLVVGLIDQRERFVFGRRTMPEMDLASASCAIQNMWLAARAEGIGMGWVSLFDPARLREICQMPDGSQPIAILCLGQVKGFYPAPMLEIEAWDKRKALGEIYYENVWAAEKSLP, encoded by the coding sequence ATGAACCCAAACAAATTTTCCACACCAGAAATTGAAGCCATCTATGACGTGATGCGTGCGCGTCGCGATATGCGGCATTTTGTCCCTGGGGAACTGGAAGATGGTCAGTTGGAGCGTTTCATTCAGGCGGCGCACATGGGGCCCAGTGTCGGCCTGATGCAGCCATGGCGTTTCATCCGTATCAGCGATACGGGATTGCGACGGTCCATACAGGAACATGTTGAGCAGGAAAGGATTGCTACCGCTGATGCGTTGGGCGAGCGCTCCAGCGAATTCATGCGAATTAAGGTGGAAGGAATTCTATCTTGCGCGGAAGTGCTGGTGGTGGGTTTGATCGACCAGCGCGAGAGGTTTGTATTTGGACGTCGTACCATGCCTGAGATGGATCTGGCTTCCGCATCATGCGCGATACAGAATATGTGGCTGGCTGCGCGTGCTGAAGGGATTGGTATGGGCTGGGTATCCCTGTTTGACCCCGCGAGATTGCGTGAAATATGCCAGATGCCTGATGGCAGTCAACCTATTGCCATTCTCTGTCTGGGGCAGGTGAAAGGATTTTATCCTGCCCCCATGCTGGAAATTGAGGCTTGGGATAAGCGAAAAGCGCTAGGCGAGATTTATTATGAAAACGTCTGGGCTGCTGAAAAGTCTCTTCCGTAA
- a CDS encoding putative DNase I-like (Evidence 3 : Function proposed based on presence of conserved amino acid motif, structural feature or limited homology; Product type pe : putative enzyme), which yields MQQELRFASFNVCNLALPGMKYYDDQIPYSSEEYDVKINWIAQQLDRLDADVIGLQEIFSQDALKDVLAKTQNYRDAQLIGFDPDPLTDHLTPSVALISRLPVSPGAVIYTELPNNLSVTLPGVHHPVSRFTRPILHATIEIAPDLLTHVFVCHLKSKLPDYRNDNNDDHPDQAGIAMLRSLIRRGTDALGLRTLLSNVNKKKRLPIIVMGDFNDVASAIPTQMVMGLGKYPLDGIDDRLFESYRIQSRRDALRDVGYTHVHDGIYETIDHILVSEEFNPASRAAIGEVAEVMYLNDHMTFKQPQASDHGLVLVRILLHGKSLPDTTSSGMPDVPLA from the coding sequence ATGCAACAAGAACTTCGCTTTGCAAGCTTCAATGTCTGCAATCTGGCCTTGCCGGGCATGAAATACTATGACGACCAGATTCCGTATTCAAGCGAAGAATACGACGTAAAAATCAACTGGATCGCGCAGCAGCTGGACAGACTCGATGCCGATGTCATCGGCCTGCAGGAAATTTTCTCGCAAGACGCCTTGAAAGACGTGCTGGCCAAAACACAGAATTATCGCGATGCACAACTGATCGGCTTCGATCCGGACCCACTGACCGATCATCTGACACCCAGCGTCGCCTTGATATCGCGCCTGCCGGTATCCCCCGGCGCGGTGATTTACACGGAATTACCGAATAATTTAAGCGTCACCCTGCCTGGCGTGCATCATCCGGTCAGCCGTTTCACGCGTCCGATACTGCACGCAACGATAGAAATTGCACCCGACTTGCTGACGCATGTATTTGTCTGCCACCTGAAATCCAAGCTGCCGGATTATCGCAACGATAACAACGACGATCATCCGGATCAAGCCGGTATCGCCATGCTGCGTTCGCTGATCCGGCGCGGCACCGATGCGCTAGGCTTGCGAACACTGCTGTCCAATGTAAACAAGAAAAAGCGCCTGCCGATTATTGTCATGGGCGACTTCAACGATGTCGCCAGCGCAATTCCGACGCAAATGGTAATGGGCCTGGGGAAATATCCGCTGGACGGCATCGACGACAGGCTATTTGAAAGTTATCGCATCCAGTCCCGCCGTGATGCCTTGCGCGACGTCGGCTACACGCATGTGCACGATGGCATCTATGAGACGATCGATCACATACTGGTTTCTGAAGAATTCAATCCGGCATCGCGCGCGGCGATAGGCGAAGTGGCTGAAGTGATGTACCTGAATGACCACATGACATTCAAACAGCCACAGGCTTCAGATCACGGTCTGGTGCTGGTACGCATACTCCTGCATGGAAAATCGCTGCCCGACACGACATCATCCGGCATGCCGGATGTACCGCTGGCCTGA
- the xerD gene encoding tyrosine recombinase XerD (Evidence 2a : Function of homologous gene experimentally demonstrated in an other organism; PubMedId : 7744017, 9268326, 1036130, 10635320; Product type e : enzyme), whose translation MNKVAKVAADTDALPSQAQIDEFCDTLWLEDGLAKNSLEAYRRDLRLFAVWLQAERGKTLLAAHADDVNAYFFARHEVTKATSSNRRLAVLKRFYQLALRQNRISDDPCLKMRSAKQPLRIPKTLSEAQVEALLAAPDVTTPLGLRDRTMLELMYASGLRVTELVLLKSIEVGMNEGVLRITGKGGKTRLVPFGEEARVWIERYLKEARPLILDGQIDDALFVTARGAAMTRQMFWTLIKKHAAAAEINAPLSPHTLRHAFATHLLNHGADLRVVQMLLGHSDISTTQIYTHVARERLKHLHQIHHPRG comes from the coding sequence ATGAACAAGGTGGCGAAAGTTGCGGCGGATACCGATGCCCTGCCCAGTCAGGCCCAGATCGACGAATTCTGCGACACCCTGTGGCTGGAAGACGGGCTGGCAAAGAATTCGCTTGAGGCATATCGCCGCGACTTGCGCCTGTTTGCTGTCTGGCTGCAAGCCGAGCGCGGCAAGACTTTGCTGGCTGCGCATGCGGACGATGTGAATGCGTATTTTTTCGCACGTCATGAAGTCACCAAGGCAACTTCATCCAATCGCCGGCTGGCCGTGCTCAAGCGCTTTTATCAATTGGCTCTGCGGCAAAACAGGATCAGCGACGACCCTTGCCTGAAAATGCGTTCGGCCAAACAGCCGCTGCGCATACCGAAAACACTATCGGAAGCGCAGGTGGAGGCATTGCTGGCAGCACCGGATGTGACGACGCCACTGGGCTTGCGCGACCGCACGATGCTGGAGCTGATGTATGCCAGCGGCTTGCGTGTCACGGAACTGGTGTTGTTGAAGTCGATAGAAGTCGGGATGAATGAAGGCGTCTTGCGCATTACCGGCAAAGGCGGGAAAACGCGCCTGGTACCGTTCGGTGAGGAAGCACGGGTATGGATAGAGCGTTATCTGAAAGAAGCGCGTCCGTTGATTCTGGATGGGCAGATCGATGATGCCCTGTTCGTCACGGCTCGTGGCGCGGCGATGACGCGGCAGATGTTCTGGACGCTGATCAAGAAACACGCGGCAGCCGCTGAAATCAATGCGCCGCTATCGCCGCATACCCTGCGCCACGCTTTCGCCACGCATCTGCTGAACCATGGTGCCGATTTGCGGGTGGTCCAGATGCTGCTCGGTCACTCCGATATTTCGACCACGCAAATTTATACGCACGTCGCGCGTGAACGCCTGAAGCACCTGCATCAGATCCATCATCCGCGAGGCTAA
- a CDS encoding putative methylated-DNA-[protein]-cysteine S-methyltransferase (Evidence 3 : Function proposed based on presence of conserved amino acid motif, structural feature or limited homology; Product type pe : putative enzyme), whose protein sequence is MKQTSSSSLFSAIVEASFGAIGIRTEDRVVRELVYLPASFHGKDAIDPVAQKAAVQVERYLSDPDFHFDLPLAPIGTPFQQKVWAAIGEIPRGKVLTYGDIARRVQSAPRAVGQACGANWFPLVIPCHRVTAATGLGGFSHHDDETGFHVGVKRWLLAHEKVAGY, encoded by the coding sequence ATGAAACAGACTTCCTCCTCGTCCCTGTTTTCCGCCATCGTTGAAGCATCGTTCGGTGCGATAGGCATACGCACCGAAGACCGCGTTGTGCGCGAGCTGGTGTATCTGCCTGCAAGTTTTCACGGCAAGGATGCGATTGATCCCGTTGCGCAAAAAGCAGCAGTGCAGGTTGAGCGCTATCTGAGCGATCCCGATTTTCATTTCGATTTGCCGCTGGCGCCGATAGGTACGCCTTTCCAGCAAAAGGTATGGGCGGCGATTGGCGAAATTCCGCGCGGCAAGGTGCTTACCTATGGCGATATCGCACGGCGCGTGCAATCTGCACCGCGTGCGGTAGGGCAGGCTTGCGGTGCCAACTGGTTTCCGCTGGTGATTCCGTGTCATCGCGTTACTGCGGCAACAGGGCTGGGCGGTTTCTCGCATCATGATGATGAGACCGGATTTCATGTGGGTGTGAAACGATGGTTGCTCGCGCACGAAAAGGTCGCGGGCTATTGA
- a CDS encoding putative prolyl-tRNA synthetase associated (Evidence 3 : Function proposed based on presence of conserved amino acid motif, structural feature or limited homology; Product type pe : putative enzyme): MAKKEHISETPATHFLRRKEIAFSEHPYDYEEHGGTTVSARKLGVDEHAVVKTLVMQDEAAKPLIVLMHGDCKVSTKNLARQIGCKSVEPCKPEVANRHSGFLIGGTSPFGTRKTMPVYVEQSILDLEKIYINGGRRGYLIGIAPQVLTQVLSATTVQCALEE, from the coding sequence ATGGCAAAAAAAGAGCATATTTCCGAAACGCCAGCGACCCATTTTTTGCGCCGCAAAGAGATTGCTTTTTCCGAGCATCCTTATGATTATGAAGAGCATGGCGGCACCACGGTTTCCGCGCGCAAGCTGGGTGTCGACGAGCACGCCGTCGTCAAGACTCTGGTCATGCAGGACGAAGCAGCCAAGCCCCTGATAGTGCTGATGCATGGTGATTGCAAGGTATCGACCAAGAATCTGGCGCGGCAGATCGGCTGCAAATCGGTGGAGCCGTGCAAACCGGAAGTGGCGAACCGGCATTCCGGATTTTTGATTGGCGGCACCTCGCCATTCGGTACACGCAAGACGATGCCGGTGTATGTCGAGCAGAGTATTCTTGATCTGGAAAAGATATATATAAACGGCGGGAGACGCGGTTATCTGATCGGCATAGCGCCGCAGGTCTTGACGCAGGTATTGTCGGCAACGACAGTCCAGTGTGCGCTGGAAGAATAA
- a CDS encoding conserved hypothetical protein; putative membrane protein (Evidence 4 : Homologs of previously reported genes of unknown function): MPSFIRHPKDFWTGIIFLCIGLAAIIIGRDYSMGTAGKMGPAYFPTILGGLLALIGLVAVGRSFFIEGEPIGKFAVKELVLILTGVLLFGFTIRGGGLVLAVFSVILFSAFASTKFKWTHGVALAAGMTAFAVLVFVKLLGLPIAIFGPWFGG, from the coding sequence TTGCCATCATTTATTCGACATCCCAAGGATTTTTGGACCGGGATTATTTTTCTATGCATCGGCTTGGCCGCGATTATTATCGGTCGTGATTACTCGATGGGTACCGCTGGCAAAATGGGCCCGGCCTATTTTCCGACCATTCTGGGTGGCTTGCTCGCATTGATCGGTTTGGTGGCTGTGGGACGTTCTTTTTTCATTGAAGGTGAGCCGATTGGTAAATTCGCCGTCAAGGAACTGGTCCTGATCCTGACTGGCGTCTTGCTGTTCGGTTTTACGATACGTGGCGGCGGCCTGGTGCTCGCAGTTTTCTCCGTCATTCTGTTCAGCGCGTTCGCCAGCACCAAATTCAAATGGACGCATGGGGTCGCACTGGCGGCCGGGATGACGGCATTTGCAGTGTTGGTTTTCGTCAAATTGCTCGGCTTGCCGATTGCGATTTTTGGCCCATGGTTTGGCGGTTGA
- a CDS encoding conserved hypothetical protein; putative membrane protein (Evidence 4 : Homologs of previously reported genes of unknown function) — protein sequence MELFANLGLGFETALTLQNLMYCLIGVFLGTAVGVLPGLGPVATIAMLLPATFALPPIAALIMLAGIYYGAQYGGSTTAILVNLPGESSSVVTAIDGYQMARQGNAGKALATAAIGSFFAGTVATILLALFAPPLAELALKFGPAEYFSLMVLGLVASVVLASGSLLNAIGMVILGLLLGLVGSDVNSGAARYTFDMPELADGINFVIVAMGMFGIGEIVRNLEHEESRTLVMKKVSGLMLTKDDLKRIIAPILRGTVLGSALGILPGGGAMLASFAAYSIEKKVSKNSAQFGKGAIEGVAAPESANNAGAQTSFIPMLTLGIPSNPVMALMIGAMIIQGIQPGPAVMTEQPTLFWGLIASMWIGNFFLIVLNLPMIGLWVRMITVPYHHLFPAILMFCAIGVFSLNNSDFDIYLMALFGLFGYICAKLEAEPAPMLLGFIIGPMMEEYLRRALLLSRSDPMVFLNRPISATMLAVAVLALVAVLLPALRKKREEAFKEE from the coding sequence ATGGAATTATTCGCTAATTTGGGACTGGGATTCGAGACTGCCTTGACCCTGCAGAATTTGATGTACTGCTTGATCGGGGTTTTTCTGGGTACGGCAGTGGGCGTCTTGCCTGGCCTCGGTCCGGTTGCCACGATTGCCATGCTGTTGCCGGCAACGTTCGCACTGCCGCCGATTGCGGCTTTGATCATGCTGGCCGGTATTTATTACGGTGCGCAATACGGCGGCTCTACTACTGCGATTCTGGTGAATCTGCCGGGAGAGTCATCCTCGGTGGTGACGGCAATTGATGGCTACCAGATGGCGCGACAGGGCAATGCCGGTAAAGCCCTGGCAACGGCTGCGATCGGTTCGTTTTTCGCCGGTACCGTGGCGACCATTTTGCTTGCGCTGTTTGCACCGCCGCTGGCCGAACTGGCCTTGAAATTCGGTCCGGCCGAATATTTCTCCCTGATGGTGCTGGGTCTGGTGGCATCGGTGGTGCTGGCCAGTGGTTCGCTGCTCAATGCAATTGGCATGGTGATTCTCGGTTTGCTGCTGGGCCTGGTTGGTTCGGACGTGAACTCCGGTGCAGCTCGCTACACTTTTGATATGCCTGAGCTGGCAGATGGCATCAACTTTGTGATCGTAGCCATGGGCATGTTCGGCATCGGTGAAATCGTTCGTAACCTCGAGCATGAGGAATCGCGCACCTTGGTCATGAAAAAGGTATCCGGCCTGATGCTGACCAAGGATGACTTGAAGCGCATCATCGCGCCTATCCTGCGCGGTACCGTGCTTGGCTCTGCACTGGGCATTCTGCCTGGCGGCGGCGCCATGCTGGCGTCGTTTGCAGCGTATTCGATCGAAAAAAAGGTTTCGAAGAATTCGGCGCAGTTCGGCAAGGGGGCAATCGAAGGTGTTGCGGCGCCGGAGTCTGCCAATAATGCTGGCGCGCAAACCTCGTTCATTCCAATGCTGACTCTGGGTATTCCATCCAACCCGGTGATGGCGCTGATGATAGGCGCGATGATCATTCAGGGCATTCAGCCCGGTCCTGCAGTCATGACCGAACAGCCGACGCTGTTCTGGGGCTTGATTGCCTCGATGTGGATAGGCAACTTTTTCCTGATTGTGCTGAATTTGCCGATGATCGGTTTGTGGGTACGCATGATTACTGTGCCTTACCACCATCTGTTCCCGGCCATTCTGATGTTTTGCGCAATTGGCGTATTCAGTTTGAATAACAGTGATTTCGATATTTATCTGATGGCCTTATTCGGATTGTTCGGTTATATTTGTGCCAAGCTTGAAGCCGAGCCGGCTCCGATGCTGCTGGGTTTTATCATCGGACCGATGATGGAAGAATATCTGCGTCGCGCCTTGCTGCTGTCGCGTAGCGATCCGATGGTGTTCTTGAACCGTCCGATCAGTGCCACGATGCTGGCTGTTGCAGTGTTGGCATTGGTCGCAGTGCTGTTGCCTGCATTGCGCAAAAAACGTGAGGAAGCATTCAAAGAAGAATAA
- a CDS encoding conserved hypothetical protein (Evidence 4 : Homologs of previously reported genes of unknown function), whose protein sequence is MAKPNFQYEKRQKELEKKRKKEEKLKRKLEKGNSPDDGTEASEADADGAEANDADPSAT, encoded by the coding sequence TTGGCCAAACCTAATTTTCAGTATGAAAAGCGTCAAAAAGAGCTGGAAAAGAAAAGAAAAAAAGAAGAGAAGTTGAAGCGCAAGCTCGAAAAAGGAAATTCGCCTGACGACGGCACCGAAGCATCAGAAGCCGATGCGGATGGTGCGGAAGCGAATGACGCCGATCCTTCCGCGACTTGA